One window from the genome of Macrobrachium rosenbergii isolate ZJJX-2024 chromosome 2, ASM4041242v1, whole genome shotgun sequence encodes:
- the LOC136844957 gene encoding uncharacterized protein isoform X2, translated as MVNHALIDCISSILDVKRKPTKRESKMNARYQERIDGFKEEVCKSNEEVMADLKRTKEDIERLMKGEEHHQKSLSTLKRHLSEEVPAHTQKLISKIDEHLRKSNNARHKLKGSLKDVLKNEEKLVSARIVLDSASTFQDTSAVIDETEEINMIVREWTENIKEYVSKEDNQLQERNKELKVSERFHINLMKFLVHEPGEEAFHLTPITGVAASKMDLSSQVTAIGLWEMSTPVKILVEEGRVFALQEINNKRSSAKITIENGELLLYSLQDEDEPIPKAYYVQYEDVLSLAFSESKVFLDLETKGLSVGRVFILLTDYGRANSIQGHFTGGSGESYIGTPLQISNQGQLWERAVCGYKVSEAVSGNVATHALNKNNVLQSNNGVVWLLDASRTPPLIGIHTGPFMPTGNAQVGNVEGGGMAILSDAIHWSEDVKDVMVSQCGLVLPTKVALAR; from the exons ATGGTCAATCATGCACTGATTGACTGCATCAGTTCTATTTTAGATGTGAAAAGAAAACCCACTAAACGCGAGAGCAAAATGAACGCCAGGTACCAGGAAAGAATCGATGGTTTCAAAGAGGAGGTTTGCAAGAGTAACGAAGAAGTAATGGCGGACCTTAAGCGCACGAAGGAAGATATCGAAAGGCTTATGAAGGGTGAGGAACATCATCAGAAAAGTCTCTCGACTCTGAAACGCCACCTCAGTGAAGAAGTTCCTGCACATACTCAGAAGCTAATATCTAAGATCGATGAGCATCTTCGGAAGTCCAACAATGCTCGTCACAAGTTGAAAGGGTCTTTGAAAGATGTACTGAAGAACGAAGAAAAACTTGTATCTGCAAGGATAGTGCTGGACTCAGCTTCAACTTTTCAAGACACCTCTGCTGTTATTGATGAAACTGAGGAAATCAATATGATAGTGAGGGAGtggactgaaaatataaaagaatacgTGTCCAAAGAGGATAACCAGCTTCAGGAAAGAAACAAG GAACTCAAGGTGTCAGAAAGGTTTCACATCAACCTAATGAAATTCCTGGTCCATGAACCTGGAGAAGAGGCTTTCCATCTCACGCCCATCACAGGAGTTGCTGCAAGCAAAATGGATCTTTCAAGCCAAGTAACG GCTATAGGGCTCTGGGAAATGAGCACCCCTGTAAAAATTCTAGTAGAAGAAGGACGAGTCTTTGCTCTCCAGGAAATCAATAATAAAAGGAGCTCTGCCAAAATCACCATTGAAAACGGAGAACTGCTCCTATATAGCTTACAAGACGAAGATGAACCTATCCCCAAAGCCTATTATGTACAG TATGAAGATGTTCTGAGCCTAGCCTTCTCTGAAAGTAAGGTCTTCCTGGACTTGGAGACCAAAGGATTGTCAGTTGGAAGAGTCTTCATCCTTCTTACTGACTATGGCAGAGCCAACAGCATTCAAGGACACTTCACAGGTGGCTCTGGAGAAAGCTATATAGGCACGCCCTTGCAGATATCTAACCAAGGCCAGCTTTGGGAACGAGCTGTTTGTGGTTACAAGGTATCGGAAGCAGTAAGTGGGAATGTAGCAACTCATGCTCTGAACAAGAACAATGTCTTACAAAGCAACAATGGGGTGGTTTGGCTCTTGGATGCTTCCAGAACACCACCTCTGATTGGTATCCACACGGGTCCATTTATGCCAACCGGTAATGCACAGGTAGGCAATGTTGAAGGAGGAGGTATGGCCATACTGAGTGACGCCATTCACTGGTCGGAGGATGTAAAGGATGTTATGGTTAGCCAGTGTGGCTTGGTATTACCTACCAAAGTCGCTCTTGCCAGGTAG
- the LOC136844957 gene encoding uncharacterized protein isoform X1, giving the protein MSPPNPAFCGVCSQLFNDDTRRPHNLPCSHNFCTKCIDNLIAQDKKACPKCQKAFQVKSAGDLMVNHALIDCISSILDVKRKPTKRESKMNARYQERIDGFKEEVCKSNEEVMADLKRTKEDIERLMKGEEHHQKSLSTLKRHLSEEVPAHTQKLISKIDEHLRKSNNARHKLKGSLKDVLKNEEKLVSARIVLDSASTFQDTSAVIDETEEINMIVREWTENIKEYVSKEDNQLQERNKELKVSERFHINLMKFLVHEPGEEAFHLTPITGVAASKMDLSSQVTAIGLWEMSTPVKILVEEGRVFALQEINNKRSSAKITIENGELLLYSLQDEDEPIPKAYYVQYEDVLSLAFSESKVFLDLETKGLSVGRVFILLTDYGRANSIQGHFTGGSGESYIGTPLQISNQGQLWERAVCGYKVSEAVSGNVATHALNKNNVLQSNNGVVWLLDASRTPPLIGIHTGPFMPTGNAQVGNVEGGGMAILSDAIHWSEDVKDVMVSQCGLVLPTKVALAR; this is encoded by the exons ATG TCACCTCCCAACCCGGCCTTTTGTGGAGTTTGCAGTCAGCTGTTCAACGATGATACAAGGCGCCCTCACAACCTACCCTGCtcccataatttttgcaccaagTGTATTGATAACCTCATTGCCCAAGATAAGAAAGCTTGTCCCAAATGCCAGAAAGCATTTCAAGTCAAATCAGCTGGAGATTTAATGGTCAATCATGCACTGATTGACTGCATCAGTTCTATTTTAGATGTGAAAAGAAAACCCACTAAACGCGAGAGCAAAATGAACGCCAGGTACCAGGAAAGAATCGATGGTTTCAAAGAGGAGGTTTGCAAGAGTAACGAAGAAGTAATGGCGGACCTTAAGCGCACGAAGGAAGATATCGAAAGGCTTATGAAGGGTGAGGAACATCATCAGAAAAGTCTCTCGACTCTGAAACGCCACCTCAGTGAAGAAGTTCCTGCACATACTCAGAAGCTAATATCTAAGATCGATGAGCATCTTCGGAAGTCCAACAATGCTCGTCACAAGTTGAAAGGGTCTTTGAAAGATGTACTGAAGAACGAAGAAAAACTTGTATCTGCAAGGATAGTGCTGGACTCAGCTTCAACTTTTCAAGACACCTCTGCTGTTATTGATGAAACTGAGGAAATCAATATGATAGTGAGGGAGtggactgaaaatataaaagaatacgTGTCCAAAGAGGATAACCAGCTTCAGGAAAGAAACAAG GAACTCAAGGTGTCAGAAAGGTTTCACATCAACCTAATGAAATTCCTGGTCCATGAACCTGGAGAAGAGGCTTTCCATCTCACGCCCATCACAGGAGTTGCTGCAAGCAAAATGGATCTTTCAAGCCAAGTAACG GCTATAGGGCTCTGGGAAATGAGCACCCCTGTAAAAATTCTAGTAGAAGAAGGACGAGTCTTTGCTCTCCAGGAAATCAATAATAAAAGGAGCTCTGCCAAAATCACCATTGAAAACGGAGAACTGCTCCTATATAGCTTACAAGACGAAGATGAACCTATCCCCAAAGCCTATTATGTACAG TATGAAGATGTTCTGAGCCTAGCCTTCTCTGAAAGTAAGGTCTTCCTGGACTTGGAGACCAAAGGATTGTCAGTTGGAAGAGTCTTCATCCTTCTTACTGACTATGGCAGAGCCAACAGCATTCAAGGACACTTCACAGGTGGCTCTGGAGAAAGCTATATAGGCACGCCCTTGCAGATATCTAACCAAGGCCAGCTTTGGGAACGAGCTGTTTGTGGTTACAAGGTATCGGAAGCAGTAAGTGGGAATGTAGCAACTCATGCTCTGAACAAGAACAATGTCTTACAAAGCAACAATGGGGTGGTTTGGCTCTTGGATGCTTCCAGAACACCACCTCTGATTGGTATCCACACGGGTCCATTTATGCCAACCGGTAATGCACAGGTAGGCAATGTTGAAGGAGGAGGTATGGCCATACTGAGTGACGCCATTCACTGGTCGGAGGATGTAAAGGATGTTATGGTTAGCCAGTGTGGCTTGGTATTACCTACCAAAGTCGCTCTTGCCAGGTAG